One part of the Salinivirga cyanobacteriivorans genome encodes these proteins:
- the sppA gene encoding signal peptide peptidase SppA: MKSFLKYFLASFLAFLIATIIGVFILIGTVSSLVDTEKVVKVKPNSVLKITLDKPIMDRAPKNPFAKLSPMNFEPQSSSSLSQILDNIDRAKNDSKIKGIFLYLDNITAGSATVTEVRNALASFKDSGKFIISYGNYYSQKAFYLATVADKVYVNPEGMVGMQGLTSQVMFFKKTLEKIGVEPQVIRHGKYKSAVEPFLDNKMSEANREQIAAYMGSLWNEILMKVGSSRNLKVDELQRIADEMLLTNVDDVVEYNLADGARYYDQVMDELKTKAGTGEGEKLAMVTLGDYTHAPKPQKDKLISKMDKIAVVYAQGQIGAGKGSVDEIGTENVAKALRKVREDDKVKAVVLRVNSPGGSALTSEVIFREVQLVKEKKPVIVSMGDVAASGGYYISCMADTIVASPNTITGSIGVFGLLFQARELIEEKIGINVETVNTAKHADMGSPFRPLDRKERAAIKKSIEDIYQTFIGHVANGRGMTKEEVDKVAQGRVWSGRDALEIGLVDVLGGLNDAIEIAAERAGVEDYVIKDLPKQKDPIQQMLEEFGANASMQEIFLENTRLNPYLEHLKSLSQMKGVQMRLPYDIIIE; the protein is encoded by the coding sequence ATGAAAAGTTTTTTAAAGTATTTTCTGGCTTCCTTTTTGGCATTTCTTATTGCCACAATTATTGGTGTTTTTATTCTCATCGGTACGGTAAGTTCACTTGTCGATACAGAGAAAGTAGTGAAGGTTAAACCCAATAGCGTACTTAAAATTACATTGGATAAACCAATAATGGACCGTGCACCAAAAAATCCATTTGCGAAACTCAGTCCAATGAATTTTGAACCTCAATCCTCGAGCAGTCTGAGTCAGATTCTTGATAATATAGACCGTGCGAAAAATGACTCGAAAATTAAAGGCATATTTTTATACCTTGATAATATAACTGCCGGGTCTGCTACTGTAACTGAGGTACGTAATGCACTCGCAAGCTTTAAAGATAGTGGTAAGTTCATAATCAGCTATGGGAATTATTATTCCCAAAAGGCATTTTATCTGGCTACAGTAGCCGATAAAGTTTATGTTAACCCTGAAGGCATGGTTGGAATGCAGGGCCTGACTTCTCAGGTAATGTTTTTTAAGAAAACACTTGAAAAGATTGGTGTTGAACCACAGGTAATCCGCCATGGTAAATATAAGAGTGCGGTAGAACCTTTCCTCGACAATAAAATGAGTGAAGCAAACCGTGAGCAAATAGCTGCATATATGGGTTCGCTTTGGAATGAAATTTTAATGAAAGTCGGATCATCAAGAAACCTGAAGGTAGATGAGCTACAGCGTATTGCTGATGAAATGCTGCTGACCAACGTTGATGATGTAGTGGAATATAACCTGGCCGACGGCGCAAGGTATTATGATCAGGTTATGGACGAACTAAAGACAAAAGCGGGTACAGGCGAAGGCGAAAAGCTTGCTATGGTTACGCTTGGCGATTATACGCATGCTCCAAAACCACAAAAGGATAAGTTGATATCCAAGATGGATAAAATCGCCGTTGTTTACGCACAAGGCCAAATAGGAGCAGGTAAAGGCAGTGTAGATGAGATTGGGACAGAAAATGTTGCAAAGGCATTACGCAAGGTGCGTGAAGATGATAAAGTAAAAGCAGTTGTTTTACGCGTTAATAGTCCGGGTGGAAGCGCCCTTACATCTGAGGTTATTTTCCGTGAAGTTCAACTGGTGAAAGAGAAGAAACCCGTAATTGTTTCTATGGGTGATGTTGCAGCAAGTGGCGGTTATTACATCAGTTGTATGGCCGATACCATCGTTGCAAGTCCCAATACCATTACAGGTTCAATAGGTGTGTTTGGACTGTTGTTTCAGGCCCGGGAGTTAATTGAAGAAAAAATTGGAATTAATGTAGAAACAGTCAATACAGCAAAGCATGCCGATATGGGTTCTCCATTTAGACCACTGGACAGGAAGGAGCGAGCAGCTATAAAAAAATCTATTGAAGATATTTATCAAACTTTCATCGGTCATGTGGCCAATGGACGTGGAATGACAAAAGAAGAAGTAGATAAAGTTGCCCAGGGTCGCGTTTGGAGCGGAAGAGATGCACTCGAAATTGGTTTGGTCGATGTGTTGGGCGGACTCAATGATGCTATCGAAATTGCGGCAGAAAGAGCCGGTGTTGAAGATTATGTTATAAAGGACCTTCCAAAGCAAAAGGATCCTATACAGCAAATGCTTGAAGAGTTTGGAGCCAACGCTTCGATGCAGGAGATTTTCCTGGAAAATACCAGGCTTAATCCATACCTGGAACACTTGAAAAGTTTAAGTCAAATGAAAGGCGTGCAAATGCGCTTGCCATACGATATTATTATCGAATAA
- the folK gene encoding 2-amino-4-hydroxy-6-hydroxymethyldihydropteridine diphosphokinase: MFHKTISNKVVLLLGSNMEIRTEHLSFAINELKNSGIKITNISKLYESEAWGFEAENFINQVIIINTSLTPIQLLNLTQKIEKKAGRLPKTKASYESRPLDIDILFVNEQIIDNDRLIVPHPKIHERLFTLKPLNELIPEYKHPVLQKTIKELKKRCTDNGFVIPLEKDTKKE, encoded by the coding sequence ATGTTTCACAAAACCATTTCAAATAAGGTTGTTTTACTTCTGGGCTCAAATATGGAGATACGCACTGAACATTTAAGCTTTGCCATCAATGAATTAAAGAATTCAGGAATCAAAATTACAAATATCAGCAAGCTTTATGAATCAGAAGCGTGGGGTTTCGAAGCCGAAAACTTCATTAACCAGGTAATAATTATAAACACCTCACTTACCCCTATTCAATTACTTAATCTCACTCAAAAAATTGAAAAAAAAGCCGGCCGCCTACCAAAAACAAAAGCTTCATACGAATCAAGACCTCTTGATATCGACATACTTTTCGTGAATGAACAAATTATTGACAACGACCGATTGATAGTTCCTCATCCTAAAATTCATGAAAGGCTGTTCACCCTGAAACCACTTAATGAGCTAATACCTGAATATAAGCATCCGGTTCTGCAAAAAACCATCAAAGAACTAAAAAAAAGGTGTACAGATAACGGTTTTGTAATACCATTAGAGAAAGACACAAAAAAAGAATAA